A region of Desulfuromonas sp. TF DNA encodes the following proteins:
- a CDS encoding RND family transporter, giving the protein MPITDRPVRSLLGAIVDHPKTVLIVFLLCTGALGWQARHFEIDASADTLLMRDDPNYVLSRVVNRRFSPQEFLLVAYRPKDRPLFSPQAFRDIRELREKLRGIERVESVRSILDVPLFTLAEGGLSSLEEPSELTMEHRGYSTAELRKAFGGHPLYEDLLVNGDQTATALQVLFRSDPELEEIEDRIVDLQVKSLREGLSEDEERQLEGLKERADPIERELGRIRADEIETIRGILAGYEENAEIYLGGVHVLGQQLIRIIRNDLIVFGGAIAAVICLLLLLLFRRLRWVVIPVICCACSVIATMGLFGLLGFKTTVISSNFIVLQLILTLAIVIHLIVQYREYGADHPDWDQAELVRQTLLRKAAPCFYAGITTSVGFASLLFSGIQPVITFGWMMIIAMFFSIGVSLLLFPAVLALLGREKKAGTLGVSRRILAFFSGLALRRPALVAAAGAAFLAAGAGGLLLLDVENSFINYFRERTRVHQELSFIDRQFGGSTPLDIVYTIPVSARKKDLVMTAETVYLLQRIQHALKQHEAVGKTLSVVNITELAKEVNEGKPLTEYELTAAYRLMEDAVREELLGSFFSPEHSQVRFSIRIKDATEGLDRAELLEAIRGDLKELGIPEDRYTLSSLFVLYQDILQRLFRSQILTLGIVYVVLTLTFLAVFRSVRVALIGIAPNILSTLGVLGVMGWMGIPLDLMTITIAAIAMGIAVDDTIHYIHRYLEELNGSSEKAVESSHATVGHAILYTTLVITLGFSLLAFSDFVPSVLFGLLTGLAMLLALLWDLTLLPALLNRFGRAG; this is encoded by the coding sequence ATGCCGATTACCGATAGGCCGGTTCGCTCCCTCCTCGGAGCGATCGTCGACCATCCAAAGACCGTGCTGATCGTCTTTCTTCTATGCACAGGAGCCCTGGGATGGCAGGCCAGGCATTTCGAGATTGACGCCTCGGCGGACACCCTGCTGATGAGGGACGATCCCAACTACGTCCTCTCCCGGGTCGTGAACCGGCGGTTCTCCCCCCAGGAGTTTCTGCTCGTCGCCTACCGGCCGAAGGACCGCCCCCTTTTTTCCCCGCAGGCGTTCCGGGACATCCGGGAGTTGAGAGAAAAGCTCCGCGGGATCGAGCGGGTGGAATCGGTACGCTCCATTCTCGATGTCCCCCTGTTTACCCTGGCCGAAGGGGGTCTCTCCTCGCTGGAGGAGCCTTCCGAGTTGACCATGGAGCATCGGGGCTACAGCACTGCCGAGCTCCGAAAGGCATTCGGCGGGCACCCCCTGTACGAGGACCTGCTGGTCAACGGCGACCAGACGGCCACCGCTCTCCAGGTCCTGTTCAGGAGCGACCCGGAGCTGGAGGAGATCGAGGACCGCATCGTCGACCTGCAGGTGAAATCGTTGCGGGAGGGACTCTCCGAAGACGAGGAGCGGCAGCTGGAGGGACTCAAGGAGCGGGCCGATCCGATCGAGAGGGAACTCGGCCGGATCCGGGCCGATGAGATCGAGACCATCCGCGGCATCCTCGCCGGGTACGAGGAAAACGCGGAAATCTACCTGGGCGGGGTTCATGTTCTGGGCCAGCAGCTGATCCGGATCATCCGAAACGATCTGATCGTCTTCGGCGGGGCCATTGCGGCCGTGATCTGTCTGCTCCTCCTTCTGCTCTTCCGGAGGTTGCGGTGGGTGGTCATCCCGGTGATCTGCTGCGCCTGCAGCGTGATCGCCACCATGGGACTCTTCGGCCTGCTCGGGTTCAAGACCACGGTCATATCCTCCAACTTCATCGTGCTGCAGCTGATCCTGACCCTGGCCATCGTCATCCACCTGATCGTCCAGTACCGGGAATACGGCGCCGATCACCCTGACTGGGATCAGGCGGAGCTTGTCAGGCAGACGCTGCTGCGCAAGGCGGCCCCCTGCTTCTACGCCGGCATCACCACCTCCGTGGGCTTCGCTTCGCTGCTCTTCAGCGGCATCCAGCCCGTCATCACCTTCGGCTGGATGATGATCATCGCCATGTTCTTCTCCATCGGGGTCAGTCTGCTCCTGTTTCCCGCCGTGCTGGCCCTCCTCGGCAGGGAGAAGAAGGCGGGGACCCTGGGTGTTTCCCGCCGTATTCTGGCATTTTTCAGCGGGCTGGCCCTGCGTCGCCCCGCATTGGTGGCTGCGGCCGGTGCGGCGTTTCTGGCCGCCGGCGCGGGCGGTCTGCTTCTGCTCGATGTGGAAAACAGCTTCATCAACTACTTCAGGGAGAGAACCCGGGTCCACCAGGAACTCTCTTTTATCGACCGGCAGTTCGGCGGGTCGACCCCCCTCGACATCGTCTATACCATTCCGGTGTCCGCGCGTAAGAAGGACCTGGTCATGACAGCCGAGACCGTCTACCTTCTCCAGCGCATCCAGCACGCCCTGAAGCAGCACGAAGCGGTGGGCAAAACCCTCTCGGTGGTCAACATCACGGAACTGGCCAAAGAGGTCAACGAGGGGAAGCCTCTTACCGAATATGAACTCACCGCGGCTTACAGGCTCATGGAGGATGCCGTGCGGGAGGAGCTTCTGGGATCGTTCTTCTCCCCCGAGCACTCCCAGGTGCGGTTCAGCATCCGGATAAAGGACGCCACGGAGGGACTTGACCGGGCCGAGCTGCTGGAGGCGATCCGCGGCGATCTGAAAGAGCTCGGCATACCGGAAGACCGGTACACCCTGAGCAGCCTGTTCGTCCTCTACCAGGACATCCTGCAGCGGCTGTTCCGCTCGCAGATCCTCACCCTGGGGATCGTCTACGTTGTGCTCACGCTGACCTTCCTGGCCGTCTTCCGATCGGTCAGGGTGGCTCTCATCGGCATCGCCCCGAACATCCTGTCGACCCTGGGGGTGCTGGGGGTGATGGGGTGGATGGGGATTCCCCTGGACCTGATGACCATAACCATCGCGGCCATCGCCATGGGGATAGCGGTGGATGACACCATTCACTACATCCACCGCTACCTGGAAGAGCTGAACGGCTCTTCCGAAAAGGCCGTGGAGAGCAGCCACGCCACTGTCGGCCATGCCATTCTCTACACTACCCTCGTCATTACCCTGGGGTTCTCCCTGCTGGCCTTCTCCGACTTCGTGCCCAGCGTGCTGTTCGGGCTGCTGACCGGCCTAGCCATGCTGCTGGCGCTCCTGTGGGATCTCACTCTGCTGCCCGCGCTGCTCAACCGGTTCGGTAGAGCCGGATGA
- a CDS encoding ATP-binding protein produces TRVFPVCGAGGITAYAAVIRDQTHEVKLQRQLRQAQKMEAIATLSGGIAHDFNNILAAITTNTEMALDHVPEKSIVLEHLSIVLKAGFRAKNLVKQIMTLSCQVEKERQPVRLDHVVGECMKLLRPSLPATIDMRHHSGGDLGLVLADPGQIHQVIMNLCTNSADALREKGGSLDIMLQNVDLAAGDPAAVPQLPGGRYVRLSISDTGHGMEEKTMERIFDPFFTTKGPGRGTGLGLSVVHGIVKNHGGGISFASKPDKGTTFHIFLPRTDLPEKVMEETSSVPLTGGRERILFLDDEEDLVFAGQRMLEKLGYAVVAGTDSLEALEVFRSQPDRFDLVITDQTMPRMTGQRLAREILGLRRDIPIILCTGLGCGAGGGITEQDARAAGIREVVMKPVERDEFARIIRRVLDQNR; encoded by the coding sequence AGACCAGGGTCTTTCCCGTCTGCGGCGCCGGCGGGATCACGGCGTATGCGGCGGTGATACGCGATCAGACCCACGAGGTGAAGCTCCAGAGGCAGCTCCGGCAGGCCCAGAAAATGGAAGCGATCGCCACCCTCTCCGGGGGGATCGCCCATGACTTCAATAACATCCTGGCCGCCATCACCACCAACACGGAAATGGCCCTGGATCATGTTCCGGAGAAATCGATCGTTCTGGAGCACCTGTCCATCGTCCTCAAGGCCGGATTCCGGGCCAAGAACCTGGTCAAACAGATCATGACCCTGAGCTGCCAGGTGGAAAAGGAGCGTCAGCCGGTGCGTCTCGATCATGTCGTCGGCGAATGCATGAAGCTGCTGCGGCCCTCCCTGCCGGCCACGATCGACATGCGTCATCACTCCGGCGGTGATCTCGGACTGGTGCTGGCCGACCCGGGCCAGATCCACCAGGTCATCATGAATCTCTGCACCAACTCCGCCGACGCCCTGCGGGAGAAAGGAGGAAGCCTCGACATCATGCTGCAGAACGTCGACCTGGCGGCGGGCGATCCCGCGGCCGTCCCGCAGCTCCCGGGAGGACGCTATGTGCGCCTGTCGATCTCCGATACAGGTCACGGGATGGAGGAAAAGACCATGGAGCGGATTTTCGATCCCTTCTTCACCACGAAGGGGCCTGGACGGGGAACGGGGCTGGGACTGTCTGTCGTCCATGGCATCGTCAAGAATCACGGCGGCGGAATTTCCTTCGCCAGTAAGCCGGACAAGGGAACCACCTTCCACATTTTCCTGCCGCGGACCGATCTGCCGGAGAAGGTCATGGAAGAGACCTCCTCCGTCCCCCTCACCGGCGGCCGGGAGCGCATCCTTTTCCTCGACGACGAGGAAGACCTGGTCTTTGCCGGGCAGAGGATGCTCGAAAAACTGGGCTACGCTGTGGTGGCGGGTACGGACAGTCTTGAGGCGCTGGAAGTCTTCCGGTCCCAGCCCGATCGCTTCGACCTCGTCATCACCGACCAGACCATGCCGCGCATGACGGGGCAGAGGCTCGCCCGGGAGATCCTCGGCCTGCGCCGGGACATTCCGATCATCCTCTGCACCGGTCTGGGCTGCGGCGCCGGCGGGGGGATCACCGAGCAGGACGCCCGCGCCGCCGGCATCCGCGAAGTGGTGATGAAGCCGGTGGAGAGGGACGAATTCGCCAGGATAATCCGGCGGGTGCTGGACCAGAATCGATAG
- a CDS encoding transporter substrate-binding domain-containing protein has product MAEIFPKNPGDILFRPAVLLCLLLTVAIPALAREKPEEPILFGGDSSFAPFEYLDDQDEPAGFDIDILRAVAEVMGLKVEIRLGPWSTMRSRLEEGRIDALAGMRYSEERDLLLDFSAPYLINTSAIFVRKDSAIRTFDDLKGKEILVQRGDIMDDFLRETPLSSHIVFVDDQIEALRLLASGKHDAALCTRLAGLYLIHHHGLDNLKITGVDFSGGSYGFAVTEANTELLARLDEGLRILKSTGRYEAIYERWFGLYEKKSVFRELLRYAIWILGPTLLLLATAVVWSWTLRRQVAAKTRQISEHLSERQRMEAALESEREFRQFVEASPVPMAITDQNLTILYVNRKFTELFGYTIGDLPDLGTWWSQLSSAAGPHPDSREGKSPSFDPGFSAHDCGELKVFDRDGAPLTVECRFSSIEERHFVVFNDVTDRKRAEEALAYRAEIEELVSSIVMRFVNLAPEEVDGAIDRALGEIGKFIGVDRSYVFQFSEDGTRMDNTNEWCAPSIEPHISRLQGLPTESLPWYMNQISGGEAFYCPSVDRLGPEAQAEKEEWRREGIKSLITVPMLYKGRMVGFVGFDSVRTEQCWPKSVPFLLRMVGEGFAGAIERRRMEKELRVAHREMEAFVYTVSHDLRSHLTPIIGFADFLETGYRGKLDEQALSCLSSIGDSGNRMLEVMEDLLALASVGKLEMPDRPVNARAVVQEVVDNLASRLAAAGISVTIAELPHLRVPRTVLSRIFDNLIGNALRYAGPEGGPIEVGGERREDAVVFHVSDHGPGIPDKERQRIFEAFYRGSTKGNAVGTGIGLAIVQKSAHLYGGRAWAEETPGGGATIRVEMKDVCPDTG; this is encoded by the coding sequence TTGGCCGAGATCTTTCCCAAGAATCCCGGGGACATTCTTTTCCGGCCCGCAGTCCTGCTGTGCCTGTTGCTGACCGTCGCCATTCCTGCCCTGGCGCGTGAAAAGCCGGAGGAGCCCATTCTGTTCGGCGGCGACAGCAGTTTTGCCCCCTTTGAATATCTGGACGATCAGGACGAACCCGCGGGATTCGACATCGACATTCTGCGGGCCGTGGCTGAAGTGATGGGCTTGAAGGTCGAAATACGCCTGGGACCTTGGAGCACGATGCGCAGTCGCCTGGAAGAAGGACGGATCGACGCCCTGGCGGGAATGCGCTATTCGGAGGAGCGGGATCTGCTTCTCGATTTTTCCGCTCCCTACCTGATCAATACGAGCGCCATCTTCGTCCGAAAGGACTCAGCCATTCGCACCTTCGACGATCTGAAGGGGAAGGAAATCCTCGTTCAGCGGGGTGACATCATGGATGATTTCCTCAGGGAGACACCCCTGTCATCGCACATCGTCTTCGTCGACGATCAGATCGAAGCCCTGCGGCTGCTGGCCTCCGGGAAGCATGACGCCGCCCTCTGCACCCGGCTTGCCGGGTTGTATTTGATTCACCATCATGGCCTGGACAATCTCAAGATCACCGGTGTCGATTTTTCAGGAGGATCGTACGGCTTCGCCGTCACCGAAGCGAATACCGAACTGCTGGCACGACTCGATGAAGGCCTGCGTATCCTCAAGTCGACCGGTCGTTACGAAGCCATCTATGAGCGCTGGTTCGGATTGTATGAGAAAAAATCGGTTTTCCGGGAACTTCTCAGGTACGCCATCTGGATCCTCGGGCCGACCCTGCTTCTGCTGGCGACGGCCGTCGTCTGGTCGTGGACCCTCCGCCGTCAGGTCGCCGCGAAAACCCGACAGATATCGGAGCATCTTTCGGAGCGCCAACGGATGGAGGCGGCGCTGGAATCGGAGAGGGAGTTCCGGCAATTCGTCGAGGCCTCGCCGGTACCCATGGCGATCACCGATCAGAATCTGACCATTCTTTACGTCAACAGGAAGTTCACCGAACTTTTCGGCTACACCATCGGGGATCTTCCCGACCTGGGGACCTGGTGGTCGCAGCTTTCTTCCGCCGCCGGTCCGCACCCGGACTCCCGGGAAGGTAAAAGCCCGTCGTTCGATCCGGGGTTTTCTGCCCACGATTGCGGAGAATTGAAGGTCTTTGACAGGGACGGCGCCCCCCTCACGGTGGAGTGCCGGTTCTCCTCCATCGAGGAGCGGCATTTCGTCGTCTTCAACGACGTGACCGACCGCAAAAGGGCCGAAGAGGCGCTGGCATATCGGGCCGAAATCGAAGAGCTGGTCTCCTCCATCGTCATGCGATTCGTGAATCTTGCCCCTGAAGAAGTAGACGGGGCCATCGACCGGGCCTTGGGAGAAATCGGCAAATTCATCGGAGTGGACCGAAGCTACGTCTTTCAGTTTTCCGAAGACGGCACGAGGATGGACAACACCAACGAATGGTGCGCCCCTTCCATTGAACCTCATATTTCGAGGCTCCAGGGACTTCCCACCGAAAGCCTGCCCTGGTACATGAATCAGATCAGCGGAGGAGAGGCTTTCTACTGCCCCTCAGTCGACCGACTCGGTCCGGAAGCGCAGGCGGAGAAGGAAGAATGGCGGCGTGAAGGGATTAAGTCGCTCATCACCGTTCCCATGCTTTACAAGGGCCGGATGGTCGGCTTCGTCGGGTTCGATTCGGTTCGAACCGAACAGTGCTGGCCGAAAAGCGTCCCCTTTCTGCTCCGGATGGTGGGGGAGGGATTCGCCGGCGCCATCGAGAGAAGGCGCATGGAAAAGGAACTGCGCGTAGCCCATCGGGAGATGGAAGCCTTCGTTTATACCGTCTCCCATGATCTGCGATCCCATCTCACCCCCATCATCGGATTCGCTGACTTCCTGGAGACCGGCTACCGTGGGAAACTGGACGAACAGGCGCTCAGCTGTCTTTCCAGCATCGGCGATTCCGGCAACAGGATGCTCGAGGTGATGGAGGACCTCCTCGCCCTGGCCAGCGTCGGAAAACTGGAAATGCCCGATCGGCCTGTCAATGCCCGGGCGGTGGTGCAGGAAGTGGTCGACAATCTGGCGAGCCGCCTCGCTGCTGCCGGCATCTCCGTGACGATAGCCGAGCTGCCCCATCTGCGCGTGCCCAGGACCGTCCTCTCCCGGATTTTCGATAACCTCATCGGAAACGCCCTCCGATATGCCGGTCCGGAGGGCGGGCCCATCGAGGTCGGGGGAGAGCGCCGCGAAGACGCCGTGGTTTTTCATGTCAGCGATCACGGTCCGGGAATTCCGGACAAGGAGAGGCAGCGCATCTTTGAAGCCTTTTACCGGGGATCAACGAAGGGTAACGCCGTCGGCACGGGGATCGGCCTCGCCATCGTGCAGAAGAGCGCCCATCTTTACGGAGGCAGAGCCTGGGCGGAGGAGACGCCCGGTGGAGGAGCGACCATCCGGGTGGAGATGAAGGATGTCTGTCCGGATACCGGGTGA
- a CDS encoding DUF2750 domain-containing protein, whose translation MSIQYIGEKIFLEEIEATGKVWVARSIHKSVYAHELDETGFSLPVWSKKERVVDFLQNARLVGPKYEPAAVPLDVFTQAWLSDKMMAISELQLNPDGKSPRVLCYTAEEFQSSQDTH comes from the coding sequence ATGAGCATCCAATATATCGGCGAAAAAATTTTTCTCGAGGAAATCGAAGCGACAGGGAAAGTGTGGGTTGCTCGGAGCATCCATAAAAGCGTCTATGCCCATGAACTTGACGAGACGGGATTTTCTCTGCCAGTCTGGTCCAAAAAGGAGAGGGTCGTCGATTTCCTGCAGAACGCGCGATTGGTCGGTCCAAAATATGAGCCTGCCGCCGTCCCCCTGGACGTTTTCACCCAGGCATGGCTTTCCGACAAGATGATGGCCATCTCCGAACTCCAGCTCAACCCCGACGGCAAATCACCGAGGGTGCTTTGCTACACGGCCGAGGAATTCCAATCCTCGCAGGACACCCATTAA
- a CDS encoding mechanosensitive ion channel family protein — MVFLLTILLLVPLSGISAGQQEAEAPAAGLTPPERVEVEAASDPAIAERLEGILESTGWFEAPSVAAREGVVFIDGRAMRREYREWAGQLAANTEGVAAVVNRLKVERSPWDFSPALEELRDLWQEAIKTFPLFAFAVVILAVFLLLTLFTAEIIRRLLGRRGVKPLLRDVGAKAAAIPVFLVGLYIVLKVSGLSRLALTVLGGTGIAGLVIGIAFRDILENFLASILISTRNPFKSGDLIEIEGRTGVVQKVTTRGTVLMDFDGNHVQIPNATIYKSTIINYTANPRRRMDFTVGIGYEDAIGEAQTAALATVSSHPAVLADPEPLVLVESLGAATVNLRVYFWFDGIRYNGPKIRSSLIRRVKRSFMDQGISMPDEAREIVFPRGVPVRLSREEVPLEEAPPAEIRRAELEAEPEEPVATAAEGALESEEGKIREQARTARVPEEGEDLL, encoded by the coding sequence ATGGTCTTTCTCCTGACAATCCTGCTTCTGGTGCCGCTGTCAGGGATTTCCGCCGGACAGCAGGAGGCGGAAGCTCCAGCTGCGGGTCTGACTCCCCCCGAACGGGTGGAAGTGGAAGCCGCCTCTGATCCGGCCATCGCAGAGCGACTGGAAGGGATCCTGGAATCGACCGGGTGGTTCGAGGCGCCGTCGGTGGCTGCCCGGGAGGGGGTGGTATTTATCGACGGACGGGCCATGCGGCGGGAATACCGGGAGTGGGCCGGACAGCTGGCTGCCAATACCGAGGGCGTGGCGGCCGTGGTGAACCGCCTGAAGGTGGAGCGCTCCCCCTGGGATTTTTCACCCGCCCTCGAGGAGTTGCGGGATCTCTGGCAGGAGGCGATCAAGACCTTTCCCCTCTTCGCCTTCGCGGTGGTCATCCTTGCCGTTTTCCTGCTCCTGACCCTTTTCACCGCAGAGATCATCCGGCGGCTGCTCGGGCGCCGGGGGGTGAAGCCGCTGCTGCGCGATGTGGGAGCAAAAGCGGCCGCCATCCCGGTCTTTCTCGTCGGGCTCTATATCGTCCTCAAGGTTTCCGGCCTCAGCCGCCTGGCCCTGACGGTGCTGGGCGGTACGGGAATAGCCGGACTGGTGATCGGTATCGCTTTTCGGGACATTCTGGAGAATTTCCTGGCCAGTATCCTCATCAGCACCCGCAACCCTTTCAAATCGGGGGATCTCATCGAGATCGAGGGACGCACGGGGGTCGTGCAGAAGGTGACCACCCGGGGGACCGTTCTCATGGATTTCGATGGAAACCACGTGCAGATCCCCAACGCCACCATCTACAAGAGCACCATCATCAATTACACCGCCAATCCCAGGCGCAGGATGGATTTCACCGTGGGGATCGGCTACGAGGACGCCATTGGAGAGGCCCAGACCGCGGCTCTGGCCACGGTATCTTCCCACCCGGCGGTCCTTGCCGATCCCGAGCCCCTCGTCCTGGTCGAGTCCCTGGGCGCTGCCACGGTGAACCTTCGCGTCTATTTCTGGTTCGACGGCATCCGGTACAACGGGCCGAAGATCAGATCTTCCCTCATCCGCCGGGTGAAGCGCTCATTCATGGACCAGGGGATTTCCATGCCCGACGAGGCGCGGGAGATTGTCTTTCCCCGGGGGGTTCCGGTGCGCCTGTCGCGGGAAGAGGTTCCCCTGGAGGAGGCACCTCCGGCGGAGATTCGACGGGCCGAGTTGGAGGCCGAGCCCGAAGAGCCCGTGGCCACCGCCGCCGAAGGGGCTCTGGAGAGTGAGGAGGGAAAGATCCGCGAACAGGCCCGCACGGCCAGGGTTCCGGAGGAAGGAGAGGATCTGCTCTGA
- a CDS encoding VacJ family lipoprotein — MLIPLLACLLASGCAAVNGPRAEDGLKEDAHGERLPFPASRREAAPVPPPEGLEPGLEPTVVAYREYRDPLLHVNRAIFAFNDVTYRYLLIPLGKGYVRVVPDPVHRSVGNFFYNLKTPIYAVNHLLQLKPKPMGRNLLRFGINTTLGVLGLFDPARKWWGLEREETDFEETLSGYGAGYGLYLVLPIFGPSDLRKGASLVVDHFLNPVVYLTENPERSVIQGVDFFQEYAPEAERYETLRRKAEDPYTFFRNLYLQGVQRDADYR, encoded by the coding sequence TTGCTCATTCCACTTCTGGCCTGCCTGCTCGCCAGCGGATGCGCCGCGGTGAACGGCCCTCGGGCCGAAGATGGCCTTAAAGAGGATGCGCACGGTGAGAGGCTCCCGTTTCCCGCCTCCCGCCGGGAAGCCGCCCCGGTCCCGCCCCCGGAGGGACTGGAGCCCGGACTCGAGCCGACGGTGGTGGCCTACCGCGAGTACCGGGACCCCCTGCTGCACGTGAACCGGGCGATATTCGCCTTCAACGACGTGACCTATCGTTACCTGCTGATCCCGCTGGGGAAGGGGTACGTGCGGGTCGTCCCCGATCCGGTGCACCGGAGCGTGGGCAACTTCTTCTACAATCTGAAGACGCCGATCTATGCCGTGAACCACCTGCTGCAGCTCAAACCGAAGCCGATGGGAAGGAATCTGCTGCGCTTCGGCATCAACACGACCTTGGGAGTGCTTGGCCTTTTTGACCCGGCTCGGAAATGGTGGGGGCTGGAGAGGGAGGAAACCGATTTCGAAGAGACCCTTTCCGGATACGGCGCGGGGTACGGCCTCTATCTGGTTCTGCCGATCTTCGGCCCTTCCGACCTGCGCAAAGGCGCCTCCCTGGTGGTCGATCACTTCCTGAACCCGGTCGTCTATCTGACCGAGAACCCCGAACGGAGCGTCATCCAGGGGGTCGACTTCTTCCAGGAATACGCTCCCGAGGCGGAGCGGTACGAGACTCTTCGACGCAAGGCCGAAGATCCCTACACCTTCTTCCGAAATCTCTATCTGCAGGGAGTTCAGAGGGATGCCGATTACCGATAG
- a CDS encoding GAF domain-containing protein produces MISKTLLKKQNLSLFFVCFGLMGGLWIFSIFIFSEQFPDAAVLRRWELIPCLGFLLLAAQLIFFQIRHTKRTLENSRAALQRVRLALKARSECSQVLVRATDETELMGEICRIIVDSEGYRLAWVGFALSDAEKTVCPVAQWGYENGYLETLKVSWGDNEHGRGPTGTAIRTGKPCVAQHILTDPKWVPWRNRALRYGYASSISLPLFDHGQVFGALVIFAGEPDAFDNQEVDLLKGLADDLSYGIATLRLRKEQERGKKERMLLAAIIEQESDGVLTFDTEGRIQYVNPAFETVGGYRRDELVGRNIREIESDDPNRKLFRLMVESQVHSQARSGRFVNHRKDDTTEVVVGRNIREIESDDPNRKLFRLMVESQ; encoded by the coding sequence ATGATCTCGAAAACTCTTCTCAAAAAACAGAATCTATCCCTTTTTTTTGTCTGTTTCGGGCTTATGGGAGGACTCTGGATATTTTCCATCTTCATCTTCTCTGAACAATTTCCCGATGCTGCCGTTCTCCGGCGCTGGGAGCTGATCCCCTGTCTCGGCTTTCTGCTGCTGGCGGCCCAACTCATTTTTTTTCAGATCCGGCACACGAAAAGAACTCTGGAGAATTCGCGCGCGGCGCTGCAGCGGGTCCGACTCGCCCTCAAGGCCCGCAGCGAGTGCAGCCAGGTACTGGTCCGGGCGACGGACGAGACGGAGCTTATGGGGGAGATCTGCAGGATCATCGTCGACTCCGAAGGATATCGCCTGGCCTGGGTCGGTTTCGCCCTCAGCGATGCCGAGAAGACGGTGTGTCCGGTCGCCCAGTGGGGATATGAGAACGGCTACCTGGAAACCCTGAAAGTCTCGTGGGGGGACAACGAGCATGGCAGGGGGCCGACCGGCACCGCCATCCGGACCGGAAAGCCATGCGTCGCCCAGCACATCCTCACCGATCCGAAGTGGGTCCCCTGGAGGAATCGGGCGCTGCGTTACGGATACGCTTCCTCGATTTCACTCCCCCTGTTCGATCACGGTCAGGTCTTCGGCGCCCTGGTTATCTTTGCCGGGGAGCCGGACGCCTTCGACAACCAGGAGGTCGACCTGCTCAAGGGACTCGCCGACGATCTCTCCTACGGCATCGCCACCCTTCGTCTGCGCAAGGAACAGGAGCGCGGGAAGAAGGAACGGATGCTCCTGGCCGCTATCATCGAACAGGAGTCTGACGGGGTGCTGACCTTCGATACGGAGGGACGGATCCAATATGTGAATCCGGCCTTCGAAACGGTCGGCGGCTACCGACGGGACGAACTGGTCGGCAGAAATATCCGGGAGATCGAGAGCGACGATCCGAACCGCAAGCTCTTTCGCCTGATGGTCGAATCCCAGGTCCATTCGCAGGCTCGCAGCGGGCGTTTCGTCAATCACCGCAAGGACGACACGACAGAGGTTGTGGTCGGCAGAAATATCCGGGAGATCGAGAGCGACGATCCGAACCGCAAGCTCTTTCGCCTGATGGTCGAATCCCAGG